The following are from one region of the Segatella oris genome:
- the rplJ gene encoding 50S ribosomal protein L10: protein MKKEVKDTIIVELGEKLKEYPHFYLVDLTGLNAEATSTLRRKCFKSEIKMVVVKNKLLHKAFEASDIDFEPLYGTLKGTTAVMFTTTANVPAKLLKEYEKEGIPALKAAYAEESIYVGADKLAELAALKSKNEVIAEIVSLLQSPAKNVVSALQSGANTIHGVLKTLGERPE from the coding sequence ATGAAGAAAGAAGTAAAAGATACTATTATCGTTGAACTTGGCGAGAAGCTGAAAGAGTATCCTCATTTCTATCTGGTAGACCTTACCGGACTGAATGCAGAGGCTACGAGTACACTTCGCCGCAAGTGCTTCAAGAGCGAAATCAAGATGGTCGTTGTGAAGAACAAACTTCTGCACAAGGCTTTCGAGGCTTCGGATATTGATTTTGAACCTTTATATGGCACACTGAAAGGTACTACAGCTGTTATGTTTACGACAACAGCTAATGTTCCTGCCAAGTTGTTGAAGGAATACGAAAAGGAAGGAATTCCTGCACTCAAGGCTGCATATGCAGAGGAAAGCATCTATGTTGGTGCTGATAAGCTTGCAGAACTTGCAGCCCTCAAGAGCAAGAACGAAGTTATCGCAGAGATCGTTTCTCTGTTGCAGTCTCCTGCAAAGAACGTTGTTTCTGCTCTTCAGTCAGGCGCAAACACCATCCATGGTGTGCTCAAGACTTTAGGCGAGCGTCCTGAATAA
- the rplL gene encoding 50S ribosomal protein L7/L12, with product MADIKAIAEELVNLTVKEVNELATVLKDEYGIEPAAAAVAVAAGPAAGGAAAAEEKSSFDVVLAEVGATKLQVVKAVKEACGLGLKEAKDLVDGAPSTIKEGVAKDEAENLKKVIEEAGAKVELK from the coding sequence ATGGCAGACATTAAAGCTATTGCAGAAGAATTAGTAAATCTTACTGTTAAGGAAGTAAATGAGTTGGCAACAGTCCTGAAGGACGAGTATGGTATTGAGCCTGCCGCTGCAGCTGTTGCTGTAGCTGCTGGTCCTGCTGCTGGTGGTGCAGCTGCAGCAGAGGAGAAGTCTTCATTCGACGTAGTCCTCGCTGAAGTTGGTGCTACAAAGCTTCAGGTTGTGAAGGCTGTTAAGGAAGCTTGCGGTCTTGGTCTGAAAGAAGCTAAGGATCTCGTAGATGGTGCTCCTTCAACAATTAAGGAAGGCGTTGCTAAGGACGAGGCTGAGAACCTGAAGAAGGTTATCGAAGAGGCTGGTGCCAAGGTAGAGCTGAAGTAA
- the rpoC gene encoding DNA-directed RNA polymerase subunit beta', whose amino-acid sequence MAFKKDSKVKNNFTKITLGLASPEEILENSYGEVTKPETINYRTYKPERDGLFCERIFGPTRDYECACGKYKRIRYKGIVCDRCGVEVTEKKVRRERSGHIELVVPVAHIWYFRSLPNKIGYLLGLPTKKLDAVIYYEKYIVIKPGAMEGKKDADGVELNGSHKMDLLSEDEYFDILDNQVDPNNDYLDDSDPNKFVAKMGAEAIYDLLMDIDLDGLSYELRDRANNDGSQQRKTEALKRLQVVEAFRASKGVNKPEWMIMKIVPVIPPELRPLVPLDGGRFATSDLNDLYRRVIIRNNRLKRLMEIKAPEVILRNEKRMLQEAVDSLFDNSRKASAVKSESNRPLKSLSDSLKGKQGRFRQNLLGKRVDYSARSVIVVGPELKMGECGLPKLMAAELYKPFIIRKLIERGIVKTVKSAKKIVDRREPVIWDILENVMKGHPVMLNRAPTLHRLGIQAFQPKLIEGKAIQLHPLACTAFNADFDGDQMAVHLPLSNEAVLEAQILMLQSHNILNPANGAPITVPSQDMVLGLYYITKMRPGAQGEGLTFYGPEEAIIAHNEGRCDLHAKIKCIVEDLVDDKPVRHMVETSVGRVIVNQIIPDEVGFFNDVISKKTLRGIISDVIKAVGMARACSFLDGIKNLGYRMAYVAGLSFNLDDIIIPEEKAKIVGKGQAEVDQIKANYEMGFITDTERYNQVIDAWTHVNNDLGNILMKQMTEADQGFNAVYMMLDSGARGSKDQIKQLSGMRGLMAKPQKAGAEGQQIIENPILSNFKEGMSVLEYFISSHGARKGLADTAMKTADAGYLTRRLVDVSHDVIITEEDCGTLRGLECRALKNGDEIISSLYERILGRVSVHDVIHPTTGEIIVRAGEEINEDKAKIIDESPIEMVEIRSVLTCESKHGVCMKCYGRNLATARMVQLGEAAGVIAAQAIGEPGTQLTLRTFHAGGVAGNAAANASIVAKNEAKVEFDELRTVPFKDDDDKDCQMVVSRLAEIRFVDPNTEIVLSTLNVPYGSSLYFKQGNRVKPGDLIAKWDPFNAVIVSEYAGTLKFKDVVEGVTFHAETDDTTGLTEKIITDSKDKSKLPACDIIGANGEVIGTYNFPVGGHVVVEDGATVRTGTTLVKIPRAVGGAGDITGGLPRVTELFEARNPSNPAVVSEIDGEVTMGKVKRGNREIIVTSKTGDQKKYLVSLSKQILVQEHDAVRAGTPLSDGVITPSDILAIKGPTAVQEYIVNEVQDVYRLQGVKINDKHFEIIVRQMMRKVRIDDPGDTTFLEQEMVDKLDFAEENDRIWGKKVVTDAGDSEVLKAGQIVSARKLRDENSSLKRRDLKPVQVRDAVAATSTQILQGITRAALATKSFMSAASFQETTKVLNEAAIRGKQDRLEGMKENVICGHLIPAGTGLRQWDKLVVGSKEEYERMQANRKNVLDFTEREVVTE is encoded by the coding sequence ATGGCTTTTAAGAAAGATTCAAAAGTAAAGAATAATTTCACGAAAATTACCCTTGGACTTGCCTCTCCGGAGGAAATCCTGGAAAATTCGTATGGTGAGGTTACCAAACCTGAAACCATAAATTATCGAACATACAAGCCTGAACGCGACGGTCTTTTCTGTGAACGCATCTTTGGTCCTACACGCGACTATGAGTGCGCCTGTGGAAAGTATAAGCGTATTCGCTATAAAGGCATTGTCTGTGACCGATGCGGTGTAGAAGTGACTGAGAAGAAAGTACGTCGTGAGCGTTCTGGTCATATAGAACTCGTTGTGCCGGTTGCACATATCTGGTATTTCCGTTCATTGCCCAACAAGATTGGTTATCTGCTTGGTCTGCCAACCAAGAAGCTTGATGCTGTCATTTACTACGAAAAGTATATCGTCATCAAACCAGGTGCTATGGAAGGCAAGAAGGATGCTGACGGTGTAGAACTGAATGGTTCTCACAAGATGGATCTTCTGTCAGAAGATGAATACTTCGATATTCTTGATAATCAGGTAGATCCTAACAACGACTATCTTGATGACAGCGATCCTAATAAGTTTGTTGCCAAGATGGGTGCCGAGGCTATCTATGATTTGTTGATGGATATCGACCTTGATGGTCTTAGCTATGAATTGCGCGACCGTGCAAACAATGACGGCAGCCAGCAGCGCAAGACCGAGGCATTGAAGCGCCTTCAGGTTGTAGAGGCTTTCCGTGCATCGAAGGGAGTCAACAAGCCTGAGTGGATGATCATGAAGATTGTTCCTGTTATTCCACCAGAGCTTCGTCCGCTCGTTCCGTTGGATGGTGGCCGTTTTGCAACCTCTGACTTGAACGATCTCTATCGTCGTGTCATCATTCGTAACAATCGTTTGAAACGACTGATGGAAATCAAGGCTCCTGAAGTAATCCTCCGTAATGAGAAGCGTATGCTCCAGGAAGCTGTCGACTCTTTGTTCGACAACTCTCGCAAAGCTTCAGCAGTGAAGAGCGAAAGCAACCGCCCGTTGAAGTCTCTCTCTGACTCTTTGAAGGGTAAGCAGGGACGTTTCCGTCAGAATCTCCTTGGTAAACGTGTTGACTATTCAGCGCGTTCAGTTATCGTTGTAGGTCCTGAATTGAAGATGGGCGAGTGTGGTTTGCCTAAACTCATGGCTGCCGAACTGTATAAACCATTCATTATCCGTAAGCTTATTGAGCGCGGTATCGTGAAAACTGTTAAGAGTGCCAAGAAGATTGTAGACCGCCGTGAGCCGGTTATCTGGGATATTCTTGAGAACGTGATGAAGGGTCATCCTGTCATGTTGAACCGTGCACCGACACTTCACCGTTTAGGTATTCAGGCTTTCCAGCCAAAACTTATTGAAGGTAAGGCTATTCAGCTTCATCCATTGGCTTGTACGGCGTTCAATGCCGACTTCGATGGTGACCAAATGGCAGTTCACCTTCCATTGAGCAATGAGGCTGTCCTTGAAGCACAGATACTGATGCTTCAGAGCCACAACATTCTGAACCCAGCCAATGGTGCTCCTATCACGGTTCCTTCTCAGGATATGGTGCTTGGTCTTTACTATATCACCAAGATGCGTCCTGGTGCACAGGGCGAAGGTCTGACATTCTATGGCCCGGAAGAGGCTATCATTGCTCATAATGAAGGTCGCTGCGATCTGCATGCCAAGATTAAGTGTATTGTTGAAGATTTGGTTGATGACAAACCTGTTCGCCATATGGTTGAAACCTCTGTTGGTCGTGTCATTGTCAATCAGATTATTCCCGATGAAGTAGGCTTCTTCAATGATGTCATTTCAAAGAAAACCTTGCGTGGCATTATCTCTGATGTAATCAAGGCGGTCGGTATGGCTCGTGCCTGCTCATTCCTTGACGGTATCAAGAACTTGGGTTATCGTATGGCTTACGTTGCAGGTCTTTCTTTCAACCTCGATGATATTATTATCCCGGAGGAGAAAGCTAAGATTGTTGGCAAGGGCCAGGCCGAAGTTGATCAGATTAAGGCCAACTACGAAATGGGTTTCATCACAGATACCGAGCGCTACAATCAGGTAATTGATGCATGGACCCATGTCAACAATGACCTTGGTAACATTCTGATGAAGCAGATGACCGAGGCCGATCAGGGTTTCAACGCTGTATATATGATGCTCGACTCCGGTGCCCGTGGTTCTAAGGACCAGATTAAGCAGCTTTCCGGTATGCGTGGTCTGATGGCTAAGCCACAGAAGGCAGGTGCCGAAGGTCAGCAGATTATCGAGAACCCTATCCTTTCTAACTTCAAGGAAGGTATGTCTGTGCTCGAATACTTTATTTCTTCTCACGGTGCCCGTAAGGGTTTGGCCGATACCGCTATGAAGACAGCCGATGCAGGTTATCTGACCCGTCGTCTTGTCGACGTATCCCATGATGTGATTATCACTGAGGAAGACTGTGGTACACTGCGTGGTCTTGAATGCCGTGCGTTGAAGAATGGCGATGAGATTATCTCTTCACTCTATGAACGCATTCTTGGCCGTGTATCTGTTCACGATGTTATCCACCCAACAACGGGCGAAATCATCGTTCGTGCTGGCGAGGAAATCAATGAGGATAAGGCTAAGATTATCGATGAATCTCCTATCGAAATGGTTGAGATCCGTTCGGTGCTCACCTGTGAAAGCAAGCATGGCGTATGTATGAAATGCTATGGCCGCAATCTTGCTACTGCCCGTATGGTACAGCTTGGTGAGGCTGCCGGTGTCATTGCTGCACAGGCTATTGGTGAGCCGGGTACACAGTTGACCCTCCGTACGTTCCACGCCGGTGGTGTCGCTGGTAACGCTGCAGCCAATGCAAGCATTGTTGCCAAGAACGAAGCTAAGGTTGAGTTCGATGAACTTCGTACGGTTCCGTTCAAGGATGATGACGACAAAGACTGCCAGATGGTTGTGAGCCGGTTGGCCGAAATACGCTTCGTTGATCCTAACACCGAGATTGTATTGAGTACGCTCAACGTACCTTATGGTTCTTCACTCTACTTCAAGCAGGGCAACCGCGTAAAACCGGGCGACCTTATTGCTAAGTGGGACCCATTCAATGCTGTCATCGTATCTGAGTATGCAGGTACGTTGAAGTTTAAAGATGTTGTTGAAGGTGTTACGTTCCATGCAGAAACCGATGATACAACCGGTCTGACTGAAAAGATCATCACCGATTCCAAGGATAAGTCAAAGCTTCCAGCTTGTGACATTATCGGTGCCAATGGCGAGGTCATCGGTACCTATAACTTCCCTGTAGGTGGTCACGTTGTCGTAGAAGACGGTGCTACTGTCAGAACTGGTACAACGTTAGTTAAGATTCCTCGTGCCGTTGGTGGTGCCGGTGATATCACCGGTGGTCTTCCTCGTGTAACCGAGCTCTTTGAAGCTCGCAACCCATCTAATCCTGCAGTCGTTTCTGAAATCGACGGTGAGGTAACTATGGGCAAGGTGAAACGTGGCAACCGCGAGATTATCGTTACCTCCAAGACTGGTGATCAGAAGAAGTATCTTGTATCACTTTCCAAGCAGATACTTGTACAGGAGCATGATGCCGTGCGTGCCGGTACACCACTTTCTGATGGTGTTATCACACCGAGCGACATCTTGGCAATCAAGGGTCCTACGGCCGTTCAGGAGTATATCGTGAATGAAGTTCAGGATGTTTACCGTCTCCAGGGTGTGAAGATTAACGATAAACATTTCGAAATCATTGTTCGTCAGATGATGCGTAAGGTTCGCATTGACGATCCGGGAGATACGACATTCCTTGAACAGGAAATGGTTGATAAGCTCGACTTTGCTGAAGAGAACGACCGCATCTGGGGTAAGAAGGTGGTAACTGATGCTGGTGATTCAGAGGTTCTGAAGGCCGGTCAGATTGTTTCAGCCCGCAAACTCCGCGATGAGAACTCTTCCTTGAAGCGCCGCGACTTGAAACCGGTTCAGGTGCGTGATGCCGTTGCTGCAACTTCAACTCAGATTCTCCAGGGTATCACACGCGCAGCTCTTGCAACCAAGAGCTTCATGAGTGCTGCTTCGTTCCAGGAAACAACCAAGGTACTCAACGAGGCTGCTATCCGCGGTAAGCAGGATCGTCTCGAAGGCATGAAGGAAAATGTAATCTGCGGTCACTTGATACCTGCAGGTACTGGTCTCCGCCAGTGGGATAAATTAGTTGTAGGCTCGAAAGAAGAATATGAGCGCATGCAGGCTAACCGCAAGAATGTGCTCGACTTCACAGAGCGTGAGGTCGTTACAGAATAA
- the rpoB gene encoding DNA-directed RNA polymerase subunit beta: MTKVVDNRVNFASVHNPLPYPDFLDVQLKSFRDFLQLDTPPEERKNDGLYKVFAENFPITDTRNNFVLEFLDYYIDPPRYSIDECLERGLTYSVPLKAKMKLYCTDPDHEDFGTFIQDVFLGTIPYMTSNGTFVINGAERVVVSQLHRSPGVFFGQGIHANGTVLYSARIIPFKGSWIEFATDINNVMYAYIDRKKKLPVTTLLRAMGYEQDKDILQIFDLAEELKVNKKNMKAAIGRKLAARVLKSWNEDFVDEDTGEVVSIERNEVIMERETELTEDNIDEILESGASTILLHKDAEAANKYTIIFNTLSKDPSNSEKEAVNYIYRQLRNADPADDASAREVFQNLFFSDKRYDLGEVGRYRINKKLGLDTDMDTRVLTKDDVIEIIKYLIQLVNSNATVDDIDHLSNRRVRTVGEQLANQFAIGLARMSRTIRERMNVRDNEVFTPTDLINAKTISSVINSFFGTNPLSQFMDQTNPLAEVTHKRRLSALGPGGLSRERASFEVRDVHYTHYGRLCPIESPEGPNIGLISSLCIYAKINDLGFIVTPYRKVNNAKVDMDNKDVVYLTAEEEEDKIIGQGNAPLSVDGAFQRDTVKCRQDADYPVVTPDQVDLVDVSPQQIASVSASLIPFLEHDDGHRALMGCNMMRQAVPLIHNDAPIVGTGLEKQVCEDSRTMITAKGDGVIEYVDATTIRILYDRTEEDEFVSFEPALKEYRIPKFRRTNQNMTIDLRPICDKGQRVKAGDILTEGYATENGELALGRNLLVAYIPWKGYNYEDAVVISERMVREDVLTSVHVDEYSLDVRETKRGVEEFTSDIPNVSEEATKDLDDNGVIRVGARVEPGDILIGKISPKGESDPSPEEKLLRAIFGDKAGDVKDSSLKANPSLSGVVIDKKLFSRAVKTRDSKKQDKILLAKIDEEYEAKNNDLKDILVDKLMTLTEGKISQGVKDYTGAEIITKGSKFTVPTLKNLEFDGIQSNNWTDDDHTNALIQKLIMNYIRKYKLLDAEMKRKKFAISIGDELPSGILQMAKVYVAKKRKIQVGDKLAGRHGNKGIVSKVVRTEDMPFLEDGRPVDLVLNPMGVPSRMNLGQIFEAILGAAGQKLGCKFATPIFDGAKLEDLKEWTDKAGLPNLCSTYIYDGETGEKFDQPATVGITYFLKLGHMVEDKMHARSIGPYSLITQQPLGGKAQFGGQRFGEMEVWAIEAFGASHVLQEILTIKSDDTVGRSKAYEAIVKGDPMPTPGIPESLNVLLHELRGLGLSIKLD; the protein is encoded by the coding sequence ATGACAAAAGTTGTTGATAACAGAGTAAATTTTGCCAGCGTGCATAATCCGTTGCCATATCCGGATTTTCTCGATGTGCAGCTGAAGTCTTTCCGTGACTTCTTACAGTTGGATACTCCGCCTGAGGAACGCAAGAACGACGGTCTTTATAAGGTGTTCGCAGAGAACTTCCCTATCACCGATACGCGTAATAATTTCGTTCTTGAGTTCTTGGATTACTATATTGACCCGCCTCGTTACTCTATTGATGAGTGTCTTGAGCGCGGTTTGACCTATAGCGTACCTTTGAAGGCTAAGATGAAACTGTATTGCACCGATCCAGATCATGAGGATTTCGGTACATTCATTCAGGATGTCTTCCTGGGAACAATTCCTTATATGACCTCTAACGGTACATTTGTCATCAATGGTGCCGAGCGTGTTGTTGTTTCACAGTTACACCGTTCACCAGGTGTGTTCTTCGGACAAGGCATCCATGCCAATGGAACTGTTCTTTATAGTGCACGTATTATCCCTTTCAAGGGGTCATGGATTGAATTTGCTACAGACATCAATAATGTCATGTATGCCTATATCGACCGCAAGAAGAAGCTGCCGGTAACAACCCTTCTTCGTGCAATGGGCTATGAGCAGGATAAAGATATCTTGCAGATTTTTGACCTTGCTGAAGAGTTGAAGGTCAACAAGAAGAACATGAAGGCTGCTATCGGTCGTAAGTTGGCAGCGCGCGTGTTGAAGAGTTGGAATGAGGACTTCGTAGATGAGGATACGGGTGAAGTTGTATCTATTGAGCGTAACGAAGTCATCATGGAGCGCGAAACCGAGTTGACCGAAGATAATATCGACGAGATTCTCGAAAGTGGTGCTTCAACAATCCTGCTTCATAAAGACGCGGAGGCAGCCAATAAGTACACCATTATTTTCAATACACTGTCAAAGGATCCCAGCAACTCTGAGAAAGAAGCCGTCAACTACATCTATCGCCAGTTGCGCAATGCTGATCCTGCAGATGATGCCAGTGCACGTGAAGTCTTCCAGAACCTGTTCTTCTCGGATAAGCGTTATGACCTCGGTGAGGTAGGACGTTACCGTATCAATAAGAAGTTGGGGCTCGACACAGACATGGATACCCGTGTGTTGACTAAAGACGATGTTATTGAAATCATAAAATATCTCATCCAGTTGGTTAATTCCAATGCCACTGTTGATGATATCGACCACTTGAGTAACCGCCGTGTGCGCACAGTAGGAGAACAGCTTGCCAATCAATTTGCCATTGGTCTGGCACGCATGAGCCGCACTATTCGTGAGCGTATGAACGTTCGTGACAATGAAGTGTTCACTCCGACTGATCTTATTAATGCAAAGACTATCTCAAGCGTTATCAACTCGTTCTTTGGAACCAATCCGTTGAGCCAGTTCATGGACCAGACAAACCCACTTGCTGAGGTTACTCACAAGCGTCGTCTGTCTGCTCTTGGCCCTGGTGGTCTGTCACGTGAGCGTGCAAGTTTCGAGGTTCGCGACGTACACTATACTCACTATGGTCGTCTCTGTCCAATTGAGAGTCCTGAAGGGCCAAATATCGGTTTGATATCTTCCCTCTGTATCTATGCAAAGATCAATGATCTTGGTTTCATCGTTACCCCTTATCGTAAGGTTAACAATGCAAAAGTAGACATGGATAACAAGGATGTCGTTTATCTGACAGCAGAAGAAGAAGAAGACAAGATTATTGGTCAAGGAAACGCACCTCTTTCTGTAGATGGTGCCTTCCAGAGAGATACGGTAAAGTGTCGTCAGGATGCAGACTACCCGGTAGTAACTCCTGACCAGGTTGATTTGGTAGACGTTTCACCACAGCAGATTGCATCTGTTTCAGCTTCTTTGATACCATTCTTGGAGCATGATGACGGTCACCGTGCACTGATGGGATGTAATATGATGCGTCAGGCTGTGCCATTGATTCACAATGATGCACCTATTGTAGGTACCGGACTTGAGAAGCAGGTATGTGAGGATTCACGTACAATGATTACTGCAAAAGGTGACGGTGTTATTGAATATGTTGATGCAACGACAATCCGCATTCTTTATGACCGCACAGAAGAAGACGAGTTTGTCAGCTTCGAACCTGCATTGAAGGAGTATCGTATTCCTAAGTTCCGTCGTACCAATCAGAATATGACCATCGACCTTCGTCCTATCTGTGACAAGGGTCAGCGTGTCAAGGCAGGAGATATCCTGACAGAAGGTTATGCTACCGAGAATGGTGAATTGGCACTTGGTCGCAACTTGCTTGTTGCCTATATCCCTTGGAAGGGTTACAACTACGAGGATGCTGTCGTTATTTCAGAGCGTATGGTGCGCGAGGATGTGCTTACCTCTGTTCACGTAGACGAATATTCTCTTGATGTTCGTGAGACCAAGCGTGGTGTTGAGGAATTCACATCAGATATTCCAAACGTCAGTGAGGAAGCAACCAAAGATCTCGATGATAATGGTGTAATCCGTGTTGGTGCACGTGTAGAGCCAGGTGACATCCTCATTGGTAAGATTTCTCCAAAGGGTGAGAGCGATCCTTCTCCTGAAGAGAAGTTGCTTCGTGCAATCTTCGGTGATAAGGCTGGCGATGTGAAAGACTCTTCATTGAAGGCCAATCCTTCTTTGAGCGGTGTCGTCATTGACAAGAAACTGTTCTCTCGTGCTGTCAAGACCCGCGATTCCAAGAAACAGGATAAGATACTCCTTGCAAAGATAGATGAAGAGTATGAGGCAAAGAACAATGACTTGAAGGATATTCTTGTAGACAAACTGATGACGCTTACTGAAGGTAAGATTTCTCAAGGTGTGAAAGATTACACTGGTGCTGAGATTATTACCAAGGGTAGCAAGTTCACTGTTCCTACATTGAAGAACCTTGAATTTGATGGAATTCAGAGTAACAACTGGACAGATGATGATCACACGAATGCACTCATTCAGAAACTCATCATGAACTATATCCGCAAGTATAAGCTGCTTGATGCTGAAATGAAGCGCAAGAAGTTTGCTATTTCAATCGGCGACGAACTTCCTTCTGGTATTCTGCAGATGGCTAAGGTCTATGTTGCCAAGAAGCGTAAGATACAGGTTGGTGACAAGCTTGCCGGTCGTCATGGTAACAAGGGTATTGTTTCAAAGGTTGTCCGTACAGAGGATATGCCGTTCCTTGAAGACGGTCGTCCTGTAGACTTGGTACTTAATCCAATGGGTGTGCCTTCCCGTATGAACTTGGGACAGATTTTCGAAGCTATCCTTGGTGCTGCCGGTCAGAAGTTGGGATGTAAGTTTGCAACACCAATCTTCGATGGTGCTAAGTTGGAGGACTTGAAGGAATGGACCGACAAGGCTGGCCTGCCTAACCTTTGTTCTACCTATATCTATGACGGTGAAACTGGTGAGAAGTTCGACCAGCCAGCAACTGTAGGTATCACCTACTTCTTGAAGTTAGGCCACATGGTTGAGGATAAGATGCATGCCCGTTCAATCGGCCCATACTCACTTATTACACAACAGCCACTTGGTGGTAAGGCACAGTTTGGTGGTCAGCGTTTCGGAGAAATGGAAGTCTGGGCTATCGAAGCCTTTGGTGCAAGCCACGTATTGCAAGAGATCCTGACTATCAAGTCAGATGATACTGTTGGACGTAGCAAGGCTTATGAGGCTATCGTGAAAGGTGACCCAATGCCGACACCTGGTATTCCAGAGTCACTCAACGTATTACTGCATGAACTTCGTGGTCTTGGTCTGAGCATCAAACTCGATTAA